In Podospora pseudopauciseta strain CBS 411.78 chromosome 3, whole genome shotgun sequence, one genomic interval encodes:
- a CDS encoding hypothetical protein (BUSCO:EOG09263HE6; EggNog:ENOG503NTYI; COG:H), with protein sequence MATPALRNAWRIRSILSTRHARPITTKAISQKFQIYTSSSANPYLNLSIEHHLLEKSDPDSTILFLYTNDPCVVIGRNQNPWTEVNLPQLAQTRIKFGQLKHHLVRRRSGGGTVVHDHGNANWSVICPKDVFDRDKHALMVVEALKNMGIKGVKVNERHDIVQEAQDAEGPEPAPSTYKISGSAYKLTGKRALHHGTLLLNSDLSDISGLLRSPAAPYIAAQGVESVRSPVCNVGVEDNADFYKAVIDQFMTMYPDSQSAEVKEVEQQEALNHDNIWKGVQELLSPKWLWESTPKFRLASHPTPEDPRPRPHPPSNFFLTLTARHSEILDLQTDSPLFRSEDHTASLNFLLKQKIHEVPKYCDLREWKHYINFRIENGKSLTLRNESVGSICKWLLGDDMLATGPIRGINKSLKTKLKELKHCRDGGKPLVLDHAAFVFGKPEYGWYVVDKQ encoded by the exons ATGGCCACACCTGCCCTCCGAAATGCCTGGCGCATACGCTCCATATTATCAACGAGGCACGCTCGGCCAATAACTACCAAAGCAATCTCCCAAAAGTTCCAAATCTACACCTCCAGCTCAGCCAACCCAtacctcaacctctccatcgagcaccacctcctcgaAAAGTCCGACCCCGACTCgaccatcctcttcctctacACAAACGACCCATGCGTGGTCATTGGCCGCAACCAAAACCCCTGGACTGAAGTCAACCTTCCACAACTAGCACAGACAAGAATAAAATTCGGCCAGCTCAAGCACCACCTCGTCCGCCGGCGCTCAGGAGGGGGAACCGTCGTCCATGATCACGGCAACGCGAACTGGTCCGTCATCTGCCCCAAGGATGTCTTCGATAGGGATAAGCACGCGCTCATGGTGGTGGAAGCGCTGAAGAATATGGGAATAAAGGGTGTCAAGGTCAACGAAAGACATGATATTGTTCAGGAAGCGCAAGATGCCGAAGGACCCGAGCCTGCGCCGTCGACATACAAAATCTCGGGTTCGGCGTACAAATTGACGGGCAAGCGCGCGTTGCACCATGGTACATTACTTCTCAACTCTGACTTGAGCGATATCTCGGGGTTGTTGCGCAGCCCAGCAGCACCATATATCGCCGCCCAGGGCGTGGAAAGTGTCCGGAGCCCAGTCTGCAACGTGGGAGTGGAGGATAATGCCGACTTCTACAAGGCCGTTATCGACCAGTTCATGACCATGTATCCGGATAGCCAGTCGGCTGAGGTGAAAGAGGTGGAACAGCAAGAGGCGCTGAACCATGACAATATTTGGAAAGGGGTTCAAGAGCTACTG tcCCCAAAATGGCTCTGGGAATCCACCCCTAAATTCCGCCTCgcctcccacccaacccccgaAGACCCCCGACCACGTCCCCACCCTCCATCAAAC TTCTTCCTCACTCTCACAGCCCGCCACTCAGAAATCCTCGACCTCCAAACCgactcccccctcttccgcTCCGAGGACCACACCGCCTCGCTCAACTTTTTGTTGAAGCAAAAAATCCACGAAGTCCCCAAGTACTGCGACCTCCGCGAGTGGAAACACTACATCAACTTCCGCATCGAGAACGGCAAGTCGCTGACCCTCCGCAACGAGAGCGTGGGGAGCATATGCaagtggttgttgggggacGACATGTTGGCGACGGGACCGATAAGGGGGATCAACAAGAGTTTAAAGACGAAGCTCAAGGAGCTGAAGCATTGCAGGGATGGGGGCAAGCCTTTGGTCTTGGACCATGCTGCGTTTGTGTTTGGCAAGCCCGAGTATGGATGGTATGTGGTAGATAAGCAATAA